AGGTACTGCATATGGCTGGACCAAAATAGCAAAGTCAGAAACTACTCAAAACCTCGGGGCATCATAGCCCAGCAGAGACAATAGTGAGTAAATCATTTATTCTATTCCAGTGAATActtatgggggaggggggactatCTTTCTAAGACAGGTTTGAGAGGAAGGCATAGGAGAGCAAGCGCAGGAGGAGGGCTAtcaaaccaggctgtccttgggTGCTTGAATTGCACAGATCTCATAGAGTTGGGAGGTTCTCATCTTGAGTTCTCGGGCCACCTGACAGATGGAGAAAGGCCAGCAGCAATGCACCACCATCCAGTCTTCACAGAGTGTCCCCTAGGGCAAGACCAAATGACACAGgactctttctgtttctcaaggGATATTTGTTCTGGAGAAGGGATGACAAAGAACTGCGATTGGATTGGGAGGAAACAGATGGGACCCATAAGAAAATGGCAGCTTTTAAAGGTAAAATGGGAAGCCCCAGGTTAGGATGAGGTATACAGTTTTAAttaggcatgttaattaggtgagccaaagagggggttgattgctggacttcaatactttgatagctggaccttggtagtcagcctcaggaggaggaaggggctaGCTTTAGGAAAGTATTCTAATGGTTTAGCAAGGCGGAGGGAGTCAGGGAGAAGGGCAAAGCCTGTCAGAGCCACATGCTCTAGCGGAGTAGCGTCCCTTCAGGTAATAAACTAAAATGGTCCCAAATCCCCATAGTAAAAAGGgatgggaaataaaaaagaaaatccccccTTGCCTCCCCCAGAGCTGTCCCCAGTCACCCAACTACCTGCCTGGAGACAATCATTGGTTAACAGTTACATGTCCAGGCAAACTGGATTAGTCTAAACATATACACATCCAGTCCTCATACATGAGGAGTCACGCAAGCCTGTGTCTTGTTCACATAAAAAGATCATCCCCCAAAATACCTAGATACTGTGAGGAAGAGAATAAAGagagtctgtctgtgtgtctgtgtgtccaacGTAGAAGGTTCCCTTTGGAAGAccctctgtgtctgtatgtgtttccaCCCATCTCTGCTCACCCACGCATGGCTTCAGACTTAGCTCTGCTGGAAGTTAAGGACCACAAGGAGCCTCCTAAGTAAAGTCTACCTGCGACACATGGGCTACACTCCAAGTCAGACCTCACAAACACTTTCTCCAAGTTAGGTTTGAGTCCATCCGCCATGTCTTGAAGTAATAAGAGACAAGTGTGCTTTTATTTCTGTAGATGGGAGGGGATAGTGGCTACAATCACCTAGTTCTACGCATCAAAGTACATCTCAGAGTGTGTAAGTTGGCCAATGATTTGACCAGACCTGTTGACCAACACAGCCTGCATTATGATTTCTTCTTGAAATAgcctttaatataaaatatacttttcattaaaatgataACTCCTAGTAAATAATGAAATCAGAACTTTCATTCCCCaccattttttattaaatgtgagatttttttaagcgtgtgtgtgtgtgtgtgtgtgtgtgtgtgtgtgtgtgtgtgtgtttctctctctccctctctctctctcccaaccaCCTTGGGGAATCATAGGTTTGAAAAGCATCCAAGTTCTCACAAAGATTTGAATTCATAAATGCCTCAGTTGTCCTTACCTGTATCTTATGTCTCTCTCTGGTGCCAGTTCTCAGTGCAAACGTAGACCCTGGTAACAGTGGCCAACAAAGACACTCTCCATAATGCCTGGCAATGTCACACTCAAGACACATGGGACAAAAGAGACCACAGAAACCTGTCAattgcacataaaagaaaaccagCGTTCTCAGAAATTCAGGGAACAACTTCACATTTTAAACAGATTCGCAACCCTGTGCCATCAATTCAACACCGCATTGTCTGCCTGGAACCAGGgacaaagaatgaataaacaatTCTCAAAACTCAGAGCTAGAAAATCGTCATTACCTAGACATATCAAAATTGTGTTCTTTTGTTAAATATTGCCAAAACTTAACCTGACACGATTCTGTTAGAATCGATTATAGGAACTTTTTCTCCTGCCAAAAATGTTAAGTAATTTTTGAATCATAAGTGATACTTACGTTCTTCTATCCAATTTTTAACATGGACCTAGGATACTTCCTGAATAAGCTTCATGAATTACAGATATTCCTTTCTGTAAAAACGATAGAAAAACTGaccccatttccttttcttgtcagGGTTTTATTCTATTTCTCAGATCAGAGGTTATTCTGAATGTTGTCAGCTTCACAGAGCCACTGACATTTGTCCATTTTAATCTGTAAACTATTAGGTGACTGGGCTCTTGAGTGTCAACTGGAAATGGTTTCCACTTAGTACTTCATTCACCATTAACTCTTGATATGACTTGCTACACAGATTGAATAGACTAACACAGATTCTATTCCCAAGATGTTTGAGGCCACAGAGCCTCTGGAGAACATAATGGCTGTTACGAACTTGCtccagaagggaagagaaagcgCATGCCCATGGACAGGCAAATTGTTCACTCCCTTCCACGGAGCTCATAGAGCCACAGAAAACTATTAATGAGCCGCAAGAGCTGCTGACACACAATTAAGATGTCACATCATCTAAAACTGCAAAAAGATGACAATCCTGATGATTTCAAATAATTAGGActagtgtaccccttcctccacagcctctccagcaaaggctatcattggtgtttttgattttagccattctgacaggtgtaagatgatatctcaaagNNNNNNNNNNNNNNNNNNNNNNNNNNNNNNNNNNNNNNNNNNNNNNNNNNNNNNNNNNNNNNNNNNNNNNNNNNNNNNNNNNNNNNNNNNNNNNNNNNNNNNNNNNNNNNNNNNNNNNNNNNNNNNNNNNNNNNNNNNNNNNNNNNNNNNNNNNNNNNNNNNNNNNNNNNNNNNNNNNNNNNNNNNNNNNNNNNNNNNNNNNNNNNNNNNNNNNNNNNNNNNNNNNNNNNNNNNNNNNNNNNNNNNNNNNNNNNNNNNNNNNNNNNNNNNNNNNNNNNNNNNNNNNNNNNNNNNNNNNNNNNNNNNNNNNNNNNNNNNNNNNNNNNNNNNNNNNNNNNNNNNNNNNNNNNNNNNNNNNNNNNNNNNNNNNNNNNNNNNNNNNNNNNNNNNNNNNNNNNNNNNNNNNNNNNNNNNNNNNNNNNNNNNNNNNNNNNNNNNNNNNNNNNNNNNNNNNNNNNNNNNNNNNNNNNNNNNNNNNNNNNNNNNNNNNNNNNNNNNNNNNNNNNNNNNNNNNNNNNNNNNNNNNNNNNNNNNNNNNNNNNNNNNNNNNNNNNNNNNNNNNNNNNNNNNNNNNNNNNNNNNNNNNNNNNNNNNNNNNNNNNNNNNNNNNNNNNNNNNNNNNNNNNNNNNNNNNNNNNNNNNNNNNNNNNNNNNNNNNNNNNNNNNNNNNNNNNNNNNNNNNNNNNNNNNNNNNNNNNNNNNNNNNNNNNNNNNNNNNNNNNNNNNNNNNNNNNNNNNNNNNNNNNNNNNNNNNNNNNNNNNNNNNNNNNNNNNNNNNNNNNNNNNNNNNNNNNNNNNNNNNNNNNNNNNNNNNNNNNNNNNNNNNNNNNNNNNNNNNNNNNNNNNNNNNNNNNNNNNNNNNNNNNNNNNNNNNNNNNNNNNNNNNNNNNNNNNNNNNNNNNNNNNNNNNNNNNNNNNNNNNNNNNNNNNNNNNNNNNNNNNNNNNNNNNNNNNNNNNNNNNNNNNNNNNNNNNNNNNNNNNNNNNNNNNNNNNNNNNNNNNNNNNNNNNNNNNNNNNNNNNNNNNNNNNNNNNNNNNNNNNNNNNNNNNNNNNNNNNNNNNNNNNNNNNNNNNNNNNNNNNNNNNNNNNNNNNNNNNNNNNNNNNNNNNNNNNNNNNNNNNNNNNNNNNNNNNNNNNNNNNNNNNNNNNNNNNNNNNNNNNNNNNNNNNNNNNNNNNNNNNNNNNNNNNNNNNNNNNNNNNNNNNNNNNNNNNNNNNNNNNNNNNNNNNNNNNNNNNNNNNNNNNNNNNNNNNNNNNNNNNNNNNNNNNNNNNNNNNNNNNNNNNNNNNNNNNNNNNNNNNNNNNNNNNNNNNNNNNNNNNNNNNNNNNNNNNNNNNNNNNNNNNNNNNNNNNNNNNNNNNNNNNNNNNNNNNNNNNNNNNNNNNNNNNNNNNNNNNNNNNNNNNNNNNNNNNNNNNNNNNNNNNNNNNNNNNNNNNNNNNNNNNNNNNNNNNNNNNNNNNNNNNNNNNNNNNNNNNNNNNNNNNNNNNNNNNNNNNNNNNNNNNNNNNNNNNNNNNNNNNNNNNNNNNNNNNNNNNNNNNNNNNNNNNNNNNNNNNNNNNNNNNNNNNNNNNNNNNNNNNNNNNNNNNNNNNNNNNNNNNNNNNNNNNNNNNNNNNNNNNNNNNNNNNNNNNNNNNNNNNNNNNNNNNNNNNNNNNNNNNNNNNNNNNNNNNNNNNNNNNNNNNNNNNNNNNNNNNNNNNNNNNNNNNNNNNNNNNNNNNNNNNNNNNNNNNNNNNNNNNNNNNNNNNNNNNNNNNNNNNNNNNNNNNNNNNNNNNNNNNNNNNNNNNNNNNNNNNNNNNNNNNNNNNNNNNNNNNNNNNNNNNNNNNNNNNNNNNNNNNNNNNNNNNNNNNNNNNNNNNNNNNNNNNNNNNNNNNNNNNNNNNNNNNNNNNNNNNNNNNNNNNNNNNNNNNNNNNNNNNNNNNNNNNNNNNNNNNNNNNNNNNNNNNNNNNNNNNNNNNNNNNNNNNNNNNNNNNNNNNNNNNNNNNNNNNNNNNNNNNNNNNNNNNNNNNNNNNNNNNNNNNNNNNNNNNNNNNNNNNNNNNNNNNNNNNNNNNNNNNNNNNNNNNNNNNNNNNNNNNNNNNNNNNNNNNNNNNNNNNNNNNNNNNNNNNNNNNNNNNNNNNNNNNNNNNNNNNNNNNNNNNNNNNNNNNNNNNNNNNNNNNNNNNNNNNNNNNNNNNNNNNNNNNNNNNNNNNNNNNNNNNNNNNNNNNNNNNNNNNNNNNNNNNNNNNNNNNNNNNNNNNNNNNNNNNNNNNNNNNNNNNNNNNNNNNNNNNNNNNNNNNNNNNNNNNNNNNNNNNNNNNNNNNNNNNNNNNNNNNNNNNNNNNNNNNNNNNNNNNNNNNNNNNNNNNNNNNNNNNNNNNNNNNNNNNNNNNNNNNNNNNNNNNNNNNNNNNNNNNNNNNNNNNNNNNNNNNNNNNNNNNNNNNNNNNNNNNNNNNNNNNNNNNNNNNNNNNNNNNNNNNNNNNNNNNNNNNNNNNNNNNNNNNNNNNNNNNNNNNNNNNNNNNNNNNNNNNNNNNNNNNNNNNNNNNNNNNNNNNNNNNNNNNNNNNNNNNNNNNNNNNNNNNNNNNNNNNNNNNNNNNNNNNNNNNNNNNNNNNNNNNNNNNNNNNNNNNNNNNNNNNNNNNNNNNNNNNNNNNNNNNNNNNNNNNNNNNNNNNNNNNNNNNNNNNNNNNNNNNNNNNNNNNNNNNNNNNNNNNNNNNNNNNNNNNNNNNNNNNNNNNNNNNNNNNNNNNNNNNNNNaaaaaaaagaaaattgaagtattattcaacaagaaaaatagaaaaaaaaaataattaggacTATGAACCAACAAAAATGCCACTACACCAGTCTTTGGAaacacactgtcttagttagggttgtcattgctgggataaaacaccatgaccaaagcaatttgggaagggaaggaacgagtttatttggcttatgttttTAAGTGTTCATCACTGAATGAAGTCAGAACTCAAAtggggcagggacctggaggcagaagctgatgcagaggccatgtagggatgcttcttactggcttgctcctcatggattGCTCAGTctggtttcttatagaacccaggaccaccagcccagggatggcaccatccacaataggctgggccctccctcaccaatcactaattaagcaaatgccctacaggcctgcctaTAGACCTATATGAAGGCCTATATGGAGGATTGTCTTaattaaggttccctcctcttaCAGAATTTTAGCtcatatcaagttgacataaaaatatgGAGTATACATGCTAAACATTTTAATCAAGAGgaattttatatacaaaaaatGCACAAACCTTAAGTATTCGCTTTGGGTGACAATAGTAGCATTCACCTATATAATAGGAAATCATACCCTTATCACCCCTACTCCTGAGGGAAACACAGTCATGACTTCTATCCCTCATCTCAATGGAATCACATTTACTTCTATTGTTTTGTGCAATATCATGAGTTTTTTTAGGTTTACTCATGTTGTTATATAAGTTATAGCTAGTACTGTTGAATAAGTagcatttcattgtatgaataGTCTAAAAACTGTTTATTCCCCCACTGATCGACATTTTATTGCTCCATTTTTTGATATTAATACCACTATGCATactcacatgtatgcatatatagacTTTATATAGACATACCTCCAATTCAGTGTGTGGATATATGACTTTATTTTATCTGAGTAGTTTCCTGAGAGTGGAATTTCTAGGTCATATGTTTAATTCTACAAATATAGAGAAATAGTTCTCCAAAGCATTTGTACCATTCCATACCCCCTCTGACACCATTCAAGACTTCTAATGGCTTGATATCATGGCTAGCATTTGCTATTGTCAGAGTTTTGTTTTAGCCATTGTAGCTTGTGTGAAGTGTTACTCACCACAGCTTCTGATGCGTCAGAAACAAAGGTATGGTAAGTATCTTGTAGCTGAAAGCAAACTAAGTAAGCCTCAACTAATTCTAAGATATTTtaatctgaataaaaaaaaaacaatcctgaCTGGGGCTATGGCTCCATGGTTGTgtacttgcctagaatgcacaagGATCAGTCCTCAGCACTAAAAAATAATTCCTGAGCAGAAAATGAGACTCTGCCCAGCACTGACAACTAGTCTAAACAACTTGGAAAGCAGTATAAGGCCTAGCAAATTTGCAGCAAGCAGAGGGTTCCCGGCATCTGCAACCTTGAGTTAGAGCAATTTGAAATCAATGGCACGGTCTGTGAAGATTATGAAAGACAGTAAATTCCCACGAACAAAGCAATTAACAAAAATTTGCCTAATGATGAAGCTGGCAAATTAAGCAACTGATCAATCCTGTTTACTCGTCTCTGAACTGTACCACACCCTGTAAAGACATCGATTGTGCCTTAGCATTGTTGCTCCACGTTAGAAATcacttgctgggttttttttttttttgttgttggttggttggttgatttttaatCTGTCTGTCAGATAACCATGCTATATAAGTGTGCTTTTTAGACACTTGTCTTACTTTTCTACTGAGGTGACATAACACCATGATCATAGcaatttctagaagaaagcatttaattgggggttcGTGGTTCCATATAGTTAGAGTTCATgcccatcatgatggggaacaaTGGCAGTggtcaggcagacatggtgccggagcag
This sequence is a window from Microtus ochrogaster isolate Prairie Vole_2 chromosome 18, MicOch1.0, whole genome shotgun sequence. Protein-coding genes within it:
- the Plac8l1 gene encoding PLAC8-like protein 1 — protein: MSWLGHHFSRPHEDVSLLSTHAPLFSLISSEDEHFISHLRSQVPARTVVKQPIRGASSRTTVTTIIQTGGDWSTGLFSVCRDRKICFCGLFCPMCLECDIARHYGECLCWPLLPGSTFALRTGTRERHKIQGTLCEDWMVVHCCWPFSICQVARELKMRTSQLYEICAIQAPKDSLV